A window of Ignicoccus hospitalis KIN4/I contains these coding sequences:
- a CDS encoding thrombospondin type 3 repeat-containing protein, with protein MKFEMLERGSAPTLLLIGIALFILAIISSIIFELLRVHETHSIKVVQGLENFVPLKGCDLHLKSYKYTTLKKVGKGLLILTFLKPSTHIIVTERCPLADVTYDIEVTPNVYSYGPVSVNVLKVGSYTKVIFGYDCSGCKVKYSVRGGGVASKEELPGLLALTVVGNATIEFKLLDDKGSLKGYAKVYPYSDSDGDGLSSFLEVLKGSSDKKVDTDGDGVGDYEEAVVYNTDPSKPDTDGDGLSDKVELVLKTSPTSPDTDGDGLTDGKEVSLKTDPWNPDSDDDGLSDGEELVYGTNPLSPDTDKDGLDDGEEVLKYKCDPSKPDTDGDGLSDYKEAKLGTDPTSEDTDKDGLDDAKELSLGTSPTSADTDGDGLNDSEELEAGLDPKDPDVDNDGLPDGKELKLGTDPKDPDTDDDGLPDGKEAKLGSDPFKEDTDGDGLKDGEEAELCSSPTSLDTDGDGVPDAKEVELKTSPCERDTDGDGLDDGIELRLGTDPRNPDTDKDGLPDGADYKLADPFDYDTDDDGIPDGKEYELGTDPKSGDSDHDGLSDLEELRMGTDPTSPDTDEDGLNDYYEYERGLDPRSSDTDGDGLGDGRELELGTDPKDPDSDGDGVPDGEDRCPLSPNVGEVILRVPEPFEIDRACVEGECDSKAFDRDIYVFELSSSPPEVYVKAKIMLCKYRTIFNICVDADYWGVEGRVGRDESANLCVWTDLFRYVCVTVTYKSVCP; from the coding sequence GTGAAGTTCGAAATGCTCGAAAGGGGCTCCGCGCCGACGCTGCTACTCATAGGGATTGCCTTATTCATACTTGCCATCATATCCTCGATTATATTTGAATTGCTCAGGGTCCACGAGACGCACTCAATTAAGGTCGTCCAAGGCTTGGAGAACTTCGTGCCCTTGAAGGGCTGCGACCTCCACCTCAAGAGTTACAAGTATACAACCTTGAAAAAGGTAGGAAAGGGGCTCTTGATTTTAACCTTCCTAAAGCCTTCGACTCACATAATAGTAACTGAGAGGTGCCCCCTAGCCGACGTTACCTACGATATAGAGGTGACGCCCAACGTATACTCCTACGGTCCGGTGTCAGTCAACGTGTTGAAAGTCGGGAGCTACACGAAGGTTATCTTTGGGTACGACTGCTCCGGCTGTAAGGTCAAGTACTCGGTCCGGGGAGGGGGAGTGGCCAGCAAGGAGGAGCTCCCCGGGCTGTTGGCCCTCACCGTAGTGGGCAACGCGACGATAGAGTTCAAGCTCCTCGACGATAAGGGCTCCCTCAAGGGCTACGCTAAGGTCTATCCCTATAGCGACTCCGACGGGGACGGGCTGAGCAGCTTCCTAGAGGTTTTGAAGGGTAGCAGCGATAAGAAGGTTGATACCGACGGGGACGGGGTCGGCGACTACGAGGAGGCGGTGGTTTACAACACCGACCCCTCCAAGCCGGATACGGACGGGGATGGCTTAAGCGACAAGGTCGAGCTCGTCCTCAAGACCAGCCCGACGAGCCCGGACACGGACGGCGACGGCTTGACGGACGGCAAGGAGGTCTCCCTCAAGACCGACCCCTGGAACCCGGACTCCGACGACGACGGCCTGAGCGACGGGGAAGAGCTGGTTTACGGCACCAACCCCTTGAGCCCCGACACGGACAAAGACGGCTTGGACGACGGGGAGGAGGTGTTGAAGTACAAGTGCGACCCCTCCAAGCCGGATACCGACGGGGACGGCCTAAGCGATTATAAGGAAGCGAAGCTGGGCACCGACCCCACTTCGGAGGACACCGATAAGGACGGCTTGGACGACGCGAAGGAGCTTTCCTTAGGGACGAGCCCTACTTCCGCCGACACGGACGGGGACGGGTTGAACGACTCGGAGGAGCTGGAAGCGGGCTTGGACCCGAAGGACCCCGACGTGGACAACGACGGTTTGCCGGACGGCAAGGAGCTCAAACTGGGCACGGACCCCAAGGACCCGGACACGGACGACGACGGACTCCCCGACGGCAAGGAGGCGAAGTTGGGTTCGGACCCCTTCAAGGAAGATACCGACGGGGACGGGTTGAAGGACGGGGAGGAGGCGGAGCTCTGCTCCTCTCCCACTTCCTTAGACACCGACGGCGACGGGGTGCCGGACGCGAAGGAGGTGGAGCTGAAGACCTCCCCGTGCGAAAGGGACACCGACGGCGACGGGCTGGACGACGGAATAGAGCTGAGGCTCGGCACCGACCCCCGGAACCCGGACACGGACAAGGACGGCCTGCCGGACGGGGCCGACTACAAGCTGGCCGACCCCTTCGACTACGACACTGACGATGACGGCATACCAGACGGGAAGGAGTACGAGCTGGGCACGGACCCCAAGAGCGGCGACAGCGACCACGACGGCTTGAGCGACCTCGAGGAGCTTCGAATGGGGACCGACCCGACCAGCCCCGACACCGATGAGGACGGCTTGAACGACTACTACGAGTACGAGCGCGGCTTGGACCCTAGGTCCTCCGACACGGACGGGGACGGGTTGGGCGACGGGAGGGAGCTGGAGTTGGGCACCGACCCCAAGGACCCGGACAGCGACGGCGACGGCGTTCCGGACGGGGAGGACCGGTGCCCGCTGAGCCCGAACGTGGGCGAGGTTATCCTAAGGGTCCCCGAGCCCTTCGAAATAGACCGGGCTTGCGTCGAGGGGGAGTGTGACAGCAAGGCCTTTGATAGGGACATATACGTCTTCGAGCTCTCCTCCAGTCCCCCTGAGGTGTACGTCAAGGCTAAGATAATGTTGTGCAAGTACAGGACGATATTCAACATATGCGTGGACGCCGACTACTGGGGGGTGGAGGGGCGCGTGGGGAGGGACGAGAGCGCGAACTTGTGCGTCTGGACGGACCTCTTCCGGTACGTGTGCGTTACGGTGACCTACAAGAGCGTCTGTCCGTGA